In Aridibaculum aurantiacum, the following proteins share a genomic window:
- a CDS encoding phosphatase PAP2 family protein: protein MNLTRIQNEKLKKLPLRFLLLLVMFLMALFGFGFIIHEVLWEQEYVLDKQVATYVSVHLVNDNTTAWMTRISFLASRDFLFPAYVVLTAVYLFYVKNKILAAGIALVGLTGYLINLILKSLFRRERPADQLTDFLENFSFPSGHSMSAFIFYGLLIYLLWQTHWKLSIKAIVSVLLSVVALLIGFSRIYLQVHYTTDVLGGFCVGLAWLLLAVWLLERQEKRRHKRRL, encoded by the coding sequence ATGAACTTGACCCGCATACAAAATGAAAAACTGAAGAAGTTGCCGCTGCGCTTCCTGCTTTTGCTAGTGATGTTTTTAATGGCGCTGTTTGGTTTTGGCTTCATTATTCACGAAGTGCTATGGGAGCAAGAATATGTACTGGATAAACAAGTGGCTACTTATGTATCGGTTCACTTAGTAAATGATAACACCACTGCATGGATGACACGAATAAGCTTCCTTGCATCAAGAGACTTCTTATTTCCTGCTTATGTTGTTCTAACTGCTGTCTATTTGTTTTATGTAAAAAATAAAATTCTTGCTGCTGGTATTGCTTTGGTTGGCTTGACAGGTTATTTGATCAACCTGATACTGAAGTCGCTATTCAGGCGTGAAAGACCGGCAGATCAATTAACAGACTTTCTTGAGAACTTTAGTTTTCCAAGCGGGCATTCTATGTCTGCTTTTATCTTTTATGGGTTGCTTATTTACCTGCTATGGCAAACGCATTGGAAGCTTTCAATTAAAGCTATTGTTTCAGTACTACTATCTGTTGTAGCATTATTGATTGGTTTTAGCAGAATATATCTTCAGGTGCATTATACTACTGATGTACTGGGAGGTTTTTGTGTAGGACTTGCATGGTTGCTGCTGGCTGTTTGGTTACTTGAACGGCAAGAAAAAAGGCGCCACAAACGGCGCCTTTAG